Below is a window of Corvus cornix cornix isolate S_Up_H32 chromosome 10, ASM73873v5, whole genome shotgun sequence DNA.
AGtccagcctctccccagccagATCACCCAAAACACCCAAGGTGTTACCGGCCCCTCAgctcaggagcaggaggggaagcTGGGTGACCACACAGCTCGTATCCCAGACTTGGAGGGAGGCAGTGGATGGGGAAGCACACCCCTACCGTAGTTGTTGGCATCACTGGTGTTCTCGATCTCCAGCACCCACTCCCCAGAGGGGTCCTCATCCCACGAGTGCGTCGTCATGAAGGCCCAGTCATTGAAGCCATCAGCCGAGAAGTCGTGGGGCCTGAGCAACAGAGGCAAGATGTGGGTGTCAACACATCCCAAACTCACCCATGCCAGCCTAGGCCAGGGGCCAGCCTGGGgcaccccacagcccagcacctaCCTGGCAGCCAGAAGGGTGGAGCGGGTGCCCATGGGGCTGACCAGGTGGATGGCCAGGTCCCCCCGCCGGTTGTAGGACAGTGTCAGCCTGGCCTGCGCATGCTCCAGCCGGCTGATGTAGTTGGCTTTCCCTAGGCAGGCATCCACTTTCCGCCGTACCTCGAGACGTTTCCCAATGTCCCTGCCGAGGACAGGCATGAGTGAGGCCAGTCCCAGACCAGGGGGACATGCCACAGTCCCCATTCCTTGCTGTGGGGCTCTGTGGTTGTCCTGGGGACTGGGCACCAGGGCAGCTAGAGCAGGAATCAAACCCACAGTGGGTCAGAGTGGCACCACCTCCATGCCATTCCCAGATGGGTACAGGAAACAGAAAGGGTGCCTCAGCTCTTGGGCATGGTGGGGGGAACTGGGCTGCCCAGTGCTGCCTCCCCAGCCACCACTCCATGCTAGGCCTGAATAGGCCCTTTATTCACACACTGCAGGCCAGCTACACCCTGCATGGCTCAGCCAGGGATGGGACGGGCAGAGTCATCCCCATCCCGCTGCTGGTGCGTGGCCACTCCCCACCACGatgctggccctgctgccagcacaggatgTGCCTGCCCCACACAGGGCTGGTTCCCCAGGGGCCCAGCCCTAGCTCCCTTCATGCACAGGAACATGATCCCCCCCACCCAGGAGCCCCTAGGGAGTGCCCTGGCCACAGACAAGACTGCACATGCTGCACTGTGGCAGCAGCGGCCAAGCAGGAGTCAAAGGAGCTTCTGTCTGCCCCCTGAAAAGCCCCTCTGTCCAGGGATGCCTCGTGCTGGCTGCACCCCAACCACAGTGCCCCAGTCTGCCCACATCCACTggcccagccccacagcagggagGCTCATCAGTGACATCAGTGCTGGATGGCTGGAGgtgcctttcccagctctccccaggcTCTCGCAAGAGGATGCTCCAAGGGTCTCAGCAGCAGTTCAGTCTCCAAGATTCtccccactccctgctctgggCCCAGAGGCTCTCAAGCTCCTGTGCAGAACAGATGCCGAGTGATCCTCTCCTGGGCTCACCAGCCCATACCTGGGCTCTGCAAGGATGTCAATGACACACTTCCTCTGAGGTCCCACCGTGGTCCAGTTCTTGGCCAGGCTCACCATGGCCCCAGCATCCAGCAGGCCGTAGCCATACGAGTGGCTGACTGTGGACAAAGAGGGGGTCAGCGCTGCTCCTGGGGGTACCCGGTGGGGGATGTTTGCCTGGCCACGCGGCATGCTCACTGAGCCCTTCTGCCTCCTTCACCCcacagggctgccagggcactcTGCCTCAGCACCCCAAGGCTAGTGGTATGAGTAGGACTGGGAGACCCTGgtcccaccccagcaccccagTACCTTTGCGGCCGACGCCATTGGTGACCCAGTCATTGGCATTCAGGTGAGCTGGCTTGGAGGTCTGCACCACCAGGTGCTGCATGTCCCGCCAGGTCAGGTTCTTGCTACAGGGAGACATGGGGCTCAGGTCAGTGCTAGTTCCTGCTGGCCCCAGGCAGGTCCATGTCCAAGTGCCACTGCTGCATGGGGCTGGCGCAGCCACCCCCGTCCAgccccctctgtcctgcccttACTTGGCTTCCAGGGCGAGGGCGATGATACCAGCGGCCAGGGGTGCCGAGGCTGACGTCCCGGTGTGCAACTCGGTGCACTTCTGTCTGAGGTCAGTCGTCACCTGTGAGGAGGAGTGCCAGggcaggaaatgctgcaggCACATCCCACCCCCTGAGCCCCTGgcctgcagacagcagcagcccccactCACAATCTGCTTCTCATTCTGGTTGCCACTGCTGTACGTGGTGGCGAGGGTGGAGGAGCAGGCCTCGCTGTACCAGGGCACATTGCCGTACTGTGTGGTGCTGCTGATGGACAGCGTGTAGATGCTGTTGGTGTAACCGTCACAGTTGCAGCTGTCATGCTCGCGGCCCCCATTCCCAGATGCCCAGACGAAGATGGAGCCCAGCCCGCCTCGGCCCTAGCAACAGAAGCAAGATGAGGGCAAGCACCAACACTGCCACACACAGGAAgccccaggctggagctggggacaAGCAGATGGTGCCAGCCTGAGCTGGACAGACAGAGCAGATGCAGCTGGGACACAGGGGACAGCATGACACCCCAGCGGGTGACACACCAGGCAGCAGGAGGCCCAGACAATGTGAGGCTTCCAAGAGCCAAAGTCTTTTTCTGCTCAGAAGTCACCTGGCCTGACTGTCTGCGTGGGATTGCAGTGCCTGGCAGAGCTGCGGGAGCCCACAACACAGTCCTGGCCATGCCTTGGCACCCAAATGTGGCAGCTAACCTCGCAGAGGACACAACAGAGCCAGCGTGGCACCACACGCATCTCTCTGTAGGGAATCATGACACAGCTCCCCAGGCAGGCGACACTGCCAGCACAAAGGGACAGTGGGGAAGGATGGGTGAAGGAAGCGAGGGTgagcacaaaaccagaaaagagcCAGGAGAGGGcttgggagaggaaggagacaCCATCCCACGCAGGAGCCCTCACGGCAGTGAGATAACACCACATGGGAGGAGTCCTGATTCAGAGCCATCGCAcaggaagaacaagaaaaactaACAGAGCCTGATCCCAGAGATGGGCTGGCATATGGCTCATCCCGGGAGGGCCAGGGTAACAaccagggcaggcagaggaagggagacCTGGGGAAACGGCAGGAGTCAGGCCAGCGCTCTCCCAGAAAACCCGCCTTCTCACCTGACTGACCCCACGGAAGAAAGCCTCCTCTGCCAGCCGGGCCGGGCCATCCACAGTCTTGCCATCGTCCTCAGGGCCCCAGCTGGCACTGTAGATGTGGATGTGGTTGGGGTTGAGGCCCAGGGAATGGGCCTCCACAGCATCGGTCACCTCCCCATCCAGCATGCGCACACCTAGGGCCAGAGAGCAAATGTCACTGGCAAccagctggggcagagtggcCACGGTGCCGCTGGTGAGAACCCTCCAACCCCTGCTGCCACCTGTGTCACAGGCTGTCACAAGGCTGCTCCAGTCAACAGTGCTGAGGGGAAGTGGGCAAATTGGGCATTTGGAGACTGTCTACCTTAGCCACCGAGACCCACTGCCCTTACTTCATGCCTGCGctccacagctcagctgctcctgcgGCCACCCAACGCCCACAGGACCcggcacagggcagggcagcacctACCTCCGATCCTGGCATTGTACGCCACACCAACACCACAGATCCCGTTGTTTGCCACAGCAGCCACTTCCCCAGCACAGCGTGTGCCATGTCTGCAACCGAAATAGGACGAAGCATGCTCATATAGGGTGCGAGGAGCACAGGGGTGGGTagtggctgcagccccagcaacCCCGACCTGggctccctcctgtcccctcaaACCAGGTAGCCAATGAAGGCTCCTCCATctgccctcctgctccagagccaggGCACTGAACAGCCCACACTGGCTCTGGGCAGAAAAAGGATGCTGCTCATGTCAAAAAAAGGAGGTGAAGGGTTCCCCATGGGGCAGAAGTATGCTGCCAGCCTCACAGCTTACAGAGCCTAAGTATGGCAGGGACTTAGTGCATGGCCTGCTGGATCTTCaaccctccctcctgcctcaccTGTTGTCATTCATCTGTGTGTAGCGGGGCTGCGGGTCTGGGTCCTGGTCATTGACATCAAAACTTGCCCCTGGGTCCTGGAAGACACATTGGGCACTTGGAGACTGTCTACCTTAGCCACCAAGCCCCACTGCTCTTACTTCATGCCTGTGCTCCACAGCCTGAGGCTGAGCTGAGCAGGGTGAGCAAGCTCCAATCCCACCTCCATGTCCCACCATGGTGGGCATCAGCCCTGTACCTTGCAGCTCTGAGTTGCCCTGCATGGACACAGCTGCCCAGACCAGCTCCCATGGCACTCTGCCCTGCACCATCACCCAAACTCACATAGTTGGCCTCCAGGTCAGGGTGGTTCTTCTCAATGCCGTCATCCAGGATGGACACCACGATGCCCTTGCCCGTGTATCCCTGTTCCCAGGCCTGACGCACATTCAGATCCCGCTGGTTTGTGTTGTACTGTCAAGAGAAGCCTTGGCACTAGGAGATGcacccagccatgggcactgtGATGGGTGTGTGCCCAAAACCCACCCAGCTCCCATCCCGCTCTTCTGTGGGTTGCGACAAGGAACCTGGGCACAACTAGCTGAGAAGGGCTGCTCTGAAAGCGAGACTGAGCCCCAGACTGTGCTTGAGTCCCACAGACACTGCACCCTTTGCAGAGATCAGGCTTGTGCCCAAGCTCCAGGAAGCAGAAAGAGGCATAGACTCATTCCTGGGCCAGGCAAAGGGCTGTACCCCTTAGTCCAACCCTGggctccccccagccctcccagcactccagccaggagccacagctctgcaagCAGAGCCTCCTCCCTGGGGTGTTCCCATCACATAGCACCAGGTGGCTACCCCAggctttccccctcctctccttctccctcctgaCAGCATAGCAGCCACTGCATAACAGCAGTTCCTAGGTTGCCACGTCTGCGTCCCCAAACTCGCACCCGCAATCATGAGCACATGCCCTTCCTCACCCGACACTCACCAGGTACCACTGCTGTGGGAACTTAGGGTCTGTGGGCTCCATGAAGACGTCTCGCTTGGTCCTACGCTTTGCCACCTGTTGCTCCAGCCACTGCACCTGAGGGCAGAGAAGGCATGGGGTCCCCCGCTGACCCCTTATGCCAGCACCTCCCCACGACCCCAGTCCTCAGCCTGCCTGGAGGGGCTCTCCCTGGGAAGCTCACAGTCACCTCTGGCCTAGCAGAGTATTGGACCTGTCAGAGCTACCGCCACCCCTAGCCCAACCCTCCAGGccccctgcctggctgtgccctgcaaAGGCTGTGCTTCAGTGGAGCGGGACGGTCAGAGTGCCAAGGTCCACTGAGACACGGGCTGCCGAGAGCTGCCACACCGCACCACATGCCTTCCAGGGCCTGGGCTGAAGCCCAAGGATGGGGAAAATAGCAGCCCCCCCACACCACTGCTCTGGGATCTGTTTATTGCCCTGCACGCCTTGTCCTGCGTACAAGGACACAGAGCTCTCCTGGGCCCTGGGACTGCAACAACCCACAGGCCAACGACGCTGGCTCCACCAACCCCCTGCCCTTGCCAGACACGCGGTGGGCTCCCACCTGCTTCTACCAAGGAATGGTTaaggcagctcagccctgtcTTGTTCCCAGCACTGGCTCATGAGCCCTTGCAAAGTGCCCGGGACCAAAGCCAGGCCCTCCTCACTCATACCTGCGGTTCCCTGGCCAAgcggctgtgccagggctggtggGGCGAGAGGGAACGCTTCACCACACCACGGTGCCGGAAGTGGTAATAGTCGCCAAAGATCTGCAACAGAGAAATGCTGCTCATGGGACAGACATGAGAGCCTGGTTGCCCCGATTCTCTACATCCCACATCTGCAATCCtgagctccagggctgccacGCACAGGCTGGGCCCCCCACTCCAGAGTAGCTGGTGAGGCTTATGTTCAATACACTGGGCAGGACCTCCTGTGAGAGGCTGTGGCACCTGGTGACAACCTCCCTCCCGATGCCAACCAGCTCCTCCTGGAGGAAGGTCCCAGAGGCTCCAGGTGCCACACCCCAGGTGgtcccagccagagcagggtCTGCATCAGCCTCTGCACCTCTGGACAGAGAAGACAGGCTGCTGTCTTCTCCCCAAGTGCCCCACTGGAAcacccacccagtgccagcctctaTAAGGGGCACAGCCAGTTTGagtggggcagagcagggggcaTGCAGGCATCCAACCCCAGCGGGGTCCAACTTCCACCGCCaaccagctgtgctgtgctcaccCCAGCTCCGCTCCCATGTGGGgacagcctggcctgggactccagcacagcccagctggggcaggatgggaacccagcacagctggtggGGCCAGGACACCATGCCGCCACCCAGATGGTTATTTTTAAACCCCAAGCCCTCTCCAATGCTGTCATTTCCGTATCCCCTCCCGCACATCCTGGGGCTGACGGACACAATGGCCCCAccctggctgccctgggcctcccagcccagcagcttgCCCTAACTGGGGAGAAGGGGCCAAGCACCCACCCAGCCCCCTGGGAGTCACAGAGcgcaggcagcagccacaggcaaGATCcagctgcccaggctgtgccagagctggtggggctgggctgcaAGGGCTGTAAGAATATGAGGATCTCATCCTCCTCCATCTCAGGCTGCCCTAAAACAGTCTGTTTGGGGCTAACAAAGCTCCCCAGCTTATTAGAGCTCTGCAGATGTGCTGCCCATCTGGACAGACTGGGCTGAGCAAGGTGCACCCAGCTGAGCAGCAACCTCAGGCCCGGGGCAGCAGCTGGCTCTCCCAGGTAGGCACTTCACCAGAAACCCCGGACCTGTTCCTCTGGCACACCGTGTTCTCCCAGGACAGCCCAGGATGCCTGTCAGTTCAGAGCCCTTGAGGAGGTGTCAAGGTACAAAGCCTCTGCACGGGGCTGGTGGGGGAATGCAAGCTGCAGGATGGTTGCCCTCCCCCAGCATCCCTCACCCACTCCAGGGATATAGACAGAGCCCAGATTGTTCCTGCACACAGATCTCAGCTCTGACTGGTCATCCAAATGGATTAGGTCTGCACTGACACTGTGgtggcagccaggagctggccAGCCCACACACTTCCACCCTAATCCCCACTGTCCCTGTCCTCAGCAAGGGCAAAGCAACCCCCAGCACCATGTGTCCCAGGTGCCagttcagtgctgctgcccaaCCCCTGGCTGCAGCTCGCAACTATCTTGGCCAGTCCCACGGCTAGAAGGCTGCCTGTATGCCTGACCACTGCCCCAGGAGTGGAGCAACATGCTGGacctgcagcccagcagtgtGGGAGGCAGGAGCACCCTCTGCCAGGATGGCACtgtcctgccagcacagcccagggatgGCACCTGCAGTGCCCTTCCCCAGTgatcccagccccagcagcagggggCAATGCCTGTACCTCCTTCTCTGCATAATCCCAGCAGTGCAAACCCCCACACGCTCCCCTCACTGCCACACCCAGCCCCCACCTCTGACCCACGACCACCCACTGTCCCCTGTGTCCTCCCTCAAGCCCTCCTCAAGGCCACTGGCACCAGCCATGGACCTCCTGCCCCAGGTGCCACTGGCTCCCaccccacaggcagcaggggaTCCAGGAGTATGCCAGGACAGCACAGCTTTGGGGACAGTGCCCAGACCCCAGGCTGAGACCAGGATCCTCTCAGATAAGGACCCAGGGGCCCTCTCACTGGGGCACTGCCAGATGCACCCAGTCCcccccctcccagcctggctgcacaTCCTGTCCCAGTGGCACATacccccaggagcagcagtcCAGAAACCTGGGAGGGAAAGCCAGGCTCTTTCCAGCCACACTCTTCCCACTGGACCGCCATGACCACTCTGCAAAGCCCTGACCAGCCAAACCCTGTCCCGCAGCACAGACACTGGGACGGGCTCcagaacaggagaaaacatGCCCAGACCAGAAACTCCTtccacagcctgggctgctgcagcacgTGGGGCTCTGCTTGCAAGGGCAGGCTCACTGCTGCGAGGTGACAGAGAGCCGAGAAGAGGTGCCAGCCTCCAGCCACAGAACCACAGTGTGGGGAGAAGAcaagggcagagctggcacagagccTCTGTGGCTCACAGGGATGGAACTCATGACAGGCCTGGGCTCCCAGCTGAAGCACATGGCCCTGCACTGTGGAGACAATGCCACAGAACCAGTGCCCCTtggccctggcagccaggcCTGACCTGGCACCACAGCATGATGGGaagcactgccaggagcaggctgaTGGCACCTCAGCCCCATCCCCACTCAGAGGGGTTTCATCACAGATCCAGTCCGGTGGGACATGCCACTCTCTTAGTCCCCTATGCATGGCAGCTGCCCTGGCCGGACAAGTTCTTTCCCCTGAGATCTGTTCTGAGCCACTTTCATGCTGACAGCACCTGTGTAAGGCCATGCCATGGCCCACCACAGCACGGACACCCTCAGTGGGGCCTAGCCACAACCCCCACAGTTCCCTCCTCTGGCACAAGTCCCAGAGGACTTGGGGCTCCCTGACCCAGAGAGCCCTGAGTACCCAGTTCAGATGCAGGGCTCCTTTTGGGTGGCAGGACAAGGTCCTGCtggcttctgcagcagccaccttcccactgccaccgctcccagcagctgctcacagcGAGGTCCTGACACCACAGCCACCAGTTGTGCAATTTCCTCTGGGATTTCACCCTGCGCTTCCTTCCCAGAGAGACAGCTCACTCCCAGTACAGCCAGGCGCACTGCCTAGTCCCTGGCTGACGGCAGGGAAAGCCGAGTGTGGTGGGAACCTGCTGACACACCCTCTGTCAAGGACACTTTAGGGGTAAGGATACAGCTGCTGTCAGATCCCCTCTGGAGATAGCTCAGAGGCTCCTCTGCCGTCCCGCTGAGCTGAGGCCACGCTGCACTGGGCAGCTTGCTGTGGGAAGCAACAGTGGAAACTGCAAACTTTCCCATCCATCATCACACAGCACTCCCAGTCCAGTTCCTTCACACTAGGATgggcttttcctccttccccatccaACAGGCAGTGTGCTGCGCCATGTTGTGCCATGCTATGTCACCAGAAAGTCCCAGTGACAAGGGGAGGCCCTGGAAGTCCATACAGTGGTGGTTAATTGCCACTATCGAGTCAAGGCAGCAGATGCTGGAAGGCCACAGCAAATGGGCACAAACACAGTGGCCCTGCTGCCATAAAGAGCAGCCCCTACAGCAGCTCCGGGACTAAACTCAGCACCTGCCCAGACTGTGGCAGAGAACACTAGTTCCATGAgaagagggaagcaggagaCTTACCGGGCCCAGGTTGAGGAATCCATGCTTCCTGGCCAGCCTGTCAGCCTCCTGGGGTCCTGCAGGGACGAGCACAGCCCAGGTGTTGGTGTAAATATGCTGGGCCAGCACCTCCTGGGCCAGGAGAGTGAGGGCAACCACCAAAGTCCAGAGCAACAGCAGCGAGCAGGGCCTCAGATCCATCAGAGTATCGGGGTTCCTTGAGCTGGGGAACAGGAGggtcccaggagcaggagggtcCCGGGAGCAGCAGGTCCAGCAGCCTCCCAGCGTCAGCACCCCGAGGCACACCggcctctctgccctgctggtcccagctcagcccaAGCCCACATGGGGCCAAGCCCACAAAAGCACAGGAACAGACCGTCCAGGACAGAAGCACAATCTGCAGAGAGACAGGACAGTGGTCAGGCCCAGGGCACCTTTCCACAGACCTAGGGAGGGCAGGCTGCACCATGCTGAGACATGGGTCAGGCATTGGGCAAGGGGGCCCTGGCACACAGCACCTGCTGGCCACAATGGCACACTGACAGCCAAGGAGCTGCCTGGCTTGGCAGTGTGCCCACATGTCTGCTCCTGCATGGAGATGCTGTTTACCTTGCCTGTTACCCAATGTTTGCTTATAAACATAGGGAACCAACCAGGAGGGGAGGGCACCAAAGGAGCGGAGAGGCAAGGCAAGGGACACTGTTCCTCTTGCTGCCACTACCCCTGCTCCAACTGGGATGGAACTATCTGGGTACAGAGCTGGGAGAAACTGGCATGGGAGGCCTGCCTCTCCAGTCCCAAGGGGAGACCAAAGGAcatgtccccaggtgctgtGCGAGGAATCCCAGCAAAATGAGAGACTGGAAGAAAGAAAGTCAAGGAGAGCTCCTGATCTCCAGCTAGCACAGCCCCAGACTCACATCTCTACAGCCATTGACCAGGCAGTGCTTGGCAGCCGTGGCAAATGCTGTGCTGCttgtcaccagcagcagctcagctctgcccttccTCTGGAGCACAACATGGTGACACCGGTGTGACTCATCCCCGCAACCGGGTGGAAACCAGGACCAGGAAAAGGGGCACACTGTCACCTCCAGCATGAACCCAGGGATGCCCGGGAACAGCTCACACCTTGTGGGAGGCCAAACGCAGGAAGCTTGTAGGGAAAGAACAGGGAGCGACCCACCCAGTGTGAGGGAGCCCACGACATGATGGTGCCAGGTTGAGCTCCACACCGGGAGCTCCAGAGGGGCCCTGGAATATCTGGTCATGCTTCAGAGACAGCTGGAAAGGTGAGAGCCGGCAGTGCCCAGAGGAGC
It encodes the following:
- the FURIN gene encoding furin isoform X1; the protein is MALHRCCQHESGSEQISGERTCPARAAAMHRGLREWHVPPDWICDETPLSGDGAEVPSACSWQCFPSCCGARSGLAARAKGHWFCGIVSTVQGHVLQLGAQACHEFHPCEPQRLCASSALVFSPHCGSVAGGWHLFSALCHLAAVSLPLQAEPHVLQQPRLWKEFLVWACFLLFWSPSQCLCCGTGFGWSGLCRVVMAVQWEECGWKEPGFPSQVSGLLLLGIFGDYYHFRHRGVVKRSLSPHQPWHSRLAREPQVQWLEQQVAKRRTKRDVFMEPTDPKFPQQWYLYNTNQRDLNVRQAWEQGYTGKGIVVSILDDGIEKNHPDLEANYDPGASFDVNDQDPDPQPRYTQMNDNRHGTRCAGEVAAVANNGICGVGVAYNARIGGVRMLDGEVTDAVEAHSLGLNPNHIHIYSASWGPEDDGKTVDGPARLAEEAFFRGVSQGRGGLGSIFVWASGNGGREHDSCNCDGYTNSIYTLSISSTTQYGNVPWYSEACSSTLATTYSSGNQNEKQIVTTDLRQKCTELHTGTSASAPLAAGIIALALEANKNLTWRDMQHLVVQTSKPAHLNANDWVTNGVGRKVSHSYGYGLLDAGAMVSLAKNWTTVGPQRKCVIDILAEPRDIGKRLEVRRKVDACLGKANYISRLEHAQARLTLSYNRRGDLAIHLVSPMGTRSTLLAARPHDFSADGFNDWAFMTTHSWDEDPSGEWVLEIENTSDANNYGTLTKFTLVLYGTATDSPSLSNQLESSGCKTLTPSQTCVVCEEGYYLHQKSCLKRCPPGFAPGVQSTHYNLENSVEPIAPHLCLPCHPSCATCAGPGPNQCLTCPAHSHFSSLDLSCSHQTQSSRASPALADGEGPAEAPPPVNLPVLIASLSCILIVIIFVTIFLVLQARSGFSLRGVKVYALDSGIISYKGLPSDIWQEEGPSESDGEDYEAHSERTAFIRDQSAL
- the FURIN gene encoding furin isoform X2; protein product: MDLRPCSLLLLWTLVVALTLLAQEVLAQHIYTNTWAVLVPAGPQEADRLARKHGFLNLGPIFGDYYHFRHRGVVKRSLSPHQPWHSRLAREPQVQWLEQQVAKRRTKRDVFMEPTDPKFPQQWYLYNTNQRDLNVRQAWEQGYTGKGIVVSILDDGIEKNHPDLEANYDPGASFDVNDQDPDPQPRYTQMNDNRHGTRCAGEVAAVANNGICGVGVAYNARIGGVRMLDGEVTDAVEAHSLGLNPNHIHIYSASWGPEDDGKTVDGPARLAEEAFFRGVSQGRGGLGSIFVWASGNGGREHDSCNCDGYTNSIYTLSISSTTQYGNVPWYSEACSSTLATTYSSGNQNEKQIVTTDLRQKCTELHTGTSASAPLAAGIIALALEANKNLTWRDMQHLVVQTSKPAHLNANDWVTNGVGRKVSHSYGYGLLDAGAMVSLAKNWTTVGPQRKCVIDILAEPRDIGKRLEVRRKVDACLGKANYISRLEHAQARLTLSYNRRGDLAIHLVSPMGTRSTLLAARPHDFSADGFNDWAFMTTHSWDEDPSGEWVLEIENTSDANNYGTLTKFTLVLYGTATDSPSLSNQLESSGCKTLTPSQTCVVCEEGYYLHQKSCLKRCPPGFAPGVQSTHYNLENSVEPIAPHLCLPCHPSCATCAGPGPNQCLTCPAHSHFSSLDLSCSHQTQSSRASPALADGEGPAEAPPPVNLPVLIASLSCILIVIIFVTIFLVLQARSGFSLRGVKVYALDSGIISYKGLPSDIWQEEGPSESDGEDYEAHSERTAFIRDQSAL